GGAAAGAAAAATTTGTGGTGATGAATTAAAAGATTGAGCGATGGCCGATGGCTGATTGAGCGATATTCGATGGAGAACCTCGGCCATCGTGTAATCGTTCAATCGTTCAATCGCCCAATCACTTCCTGATCTCTTCCATCACCGTTTTCACCCTGCGGTACAGCTCCTCTTTCGTGCCGTCGTTTATTAACGAATAATCCGCATGCCTGATGCACCACAGGATGTTCTGCTTATTCGGATCGGCCGAACTCATTTCGCGCTGTTCATTATCGAGGAATGTTTCAAAGCTGATGCGGTCGGTATTTGAATTTCGTACGACAATACGTTCGTATCGTATCAGAGGATGCGCATCAACAGAGAACAGGTAAAAATTCCCTTTTTTCCGGAGTGATTCCACCTCACCCGGTGTGCGTATGCTTTCAATCACGCAATCACGGCCCGATCTGCTGGCTCTCTCGTAGAGCTGGTCAATGATATAGGAAGGCGAATGACGCGTACGGAGCTCATTGGCTACCAATGTCATGCTGTCGCGGTTTACAGGCAGTCCTCTATGAAAAATTTTTTCAGTCAGAAATTCCCTGACTGAAAAATGATTAAAATGCTCCTTTTCAACAAGATACTCAACGATAGCACCCTTTCCTGCACCCAATGTTCCTGTTATCCCGATAATGAGCATAGAGTGTATTCCTTAAAGTATGTGTTTCAGTTCATCGACCCATTTACTGTCGACCATGACAGGCTTGTATGTTTCTAATTTTTCCAGCAGCCGTGAAGCATCATCATCAATGATGAGGTTATTCCTGTGTTCGGTGCGCAAAAACCG
This sequence is a window from Bacteroidota bacterium. Protein-coding genes within it:
- a CDS encoding AAA family ATPase — encoded protein: MLIIGITGTLGAGKGAIVEYLVEKEHFNHFSVREFLTEKIFHRGLPVNRDSMTLVANELRTRHSPSYIIDQLYERASRSGRDCVIESIRTPGEVESLRKKGNFYLFSVDAHPLIRYERIVVRNSNTDRISFETFLDNEQREMSSADPNKQNILWCIRHADYSLINDGTKEELYRRVKTVMEEIRK